The sequence gttatttattaaaagtattattataaatgtgataaattaaaaaggaaagtaTTCCTAAATAAGTGGCAAGGGGGAATAGTTTAAAAAGGGAGTAGTTTAAAGTATTTCCACAAAAATTAAATTGCTTCGAAGTTTGAAGGGCAGACTGTGAGGTTGGTGAGGTTTAAAGAAGATGGAATCAAAAAAGTCTACTAACGTTAACGTACACAATAATAATCCCTGATTTGTTCAACAATTATTTTAATCAAAGTGCGCCTAGAGAGCAAACAACTGTACCAGAGACCTAAAGGAACTGTTCAATTAAAAAGGACACATATTcatttatattcaattaaaaatgACATTACAAAAGGACAAatgtttatttaaattcaattaaaatatgaaaccaaaatatatatataaacacaaaaaCTAGTAGGATATGACAGCACCTTGTCCCCATGTACATGCGTGTTACATTGCAGTAGATTAAAATAAGGCCATTTCTTGaccaaacaaaaaataaatgagatgggttaatttattttaagatcttccttgagttGAAAGATTTGGAGGAAATAAATACATGGTGTTGCCTATTTTGGCCATAAATTGCAGTCAATGTCATACCAAGACATAAACTAATGCTACTTGCATCAGTACAAATGCATACATACAAACAAACAAATGATGCCCTTTTGGTGGCATTTTCCTTCCCCCACTATCTCTTCATTTTCAAGAGCTGTGTTGATAGGAATAGTTAGTTCCTGATGCCTTGTATTCCTACCCCAACACCCCTTTTTCTGCTGAAAGATATGCATGATTGTTAGGGAATTGTTGaagaatattattttttttatgaattttttttatagctTATTAGGTCTCCCATGACATGTTTGAAAACAAGTTCATGAAAATGGGGAAGATGTTGAGAAAAGGGCAGTTTTGAGTGAGTTGTTTGAAGAATATCCCCACTCATCTCTTGTGGTTTTTCTCTCTTTGCAGTTTCTGATTTTCATGTAGTAAAACTTATTTACGAGTGTCTGAATCAATCATGGCAAGAAGATCATCAAGAATTCAAGAAGTtgatgagaaaaatgaagtGAACTGCATGTGGGGATTGCTGAGCATCCTCGAATCATGTCAAGGTCGTCCCAGTCATAAGGTGATCTCCAATGGGAGAGCAGCCAACAGAAACATCATCggtatatatacatacatactaTATAAGTATTATGCATTCTGTTTCAACACCAGAAGAAGTTATGAGATTGTTGATGGGTAGGTTTGTTTATGAGTCAAATTGTTAGGTGATGGTATTTATGAATATAGAGATAAACTGGCAGTGGCCGTAGATGATTGGGGAATTTATGGCATAAATGCTGATATATTGTATGGTCCTTGTCTGAATGCAAGTAGCTATTACAGGAAAGATTGGGGAAATCTTATAACATCATGCCTCCTTGTACTGTCAATGATTTGGTTACACACTTTGAATCTTATTGCAACAGATTACCCGAGACCACTTGACGCGATTGCCTGCTTCGATGAAGAATGTCGAAAGATTCATGTAAGCTTTCAGTTTAgttttcttgaaaaaaaaagaattcttGCAAGTGTTTATTACAAGTGAAAAGAAACAGATTTACTCCACTGTGCTGTGTTAATCTTTCTTTGTGAGGAATCACATATACAAGTAATTAAtattttccaattttttctATCCAAAATGCATCACTCTGCTCTAGTATTTGAAGAAAAGGATATTGAACTAGTTTACCATTTGTTTTGCTTCAGAATGGGGCAGGTCTGAGAAGTAGTGTTGGAGTTGAAGGTAAAGGCAGAGGTGCGAGGGGCTGCATTGGAGGCGAAATGCCCGTTGAGCAGCACACAAGGAAACGAGACGTAGTTAAGAGGCAGCAACATGCTAAAATGGATGGTGAACTTGTTGATCAAGTGACAAAAAGTCACAGGAAAACGAGGAAAAGCAGCCAAGGCGTCTATCAGTCGTCTTCTCCCTGTTGTTCGAGTAATGCAGCTAGGTTGATGAATGAGCTGCCTTCAACTTCAGCTGAGAAATCTCTGAACAAGCTCACTCTTGCTGCGATTTTAGGGGCCGTCTATTCTCAGAATCATCAGCAAGAGATTAAGCTCTCTGAATACTTACAAAGAAGTAGATTTCTTGGAAAGTATGATGAGGTTGATGAAATAAACATTCAGCATGTTCAGATGAGGGCCAAGGCTTTTCTTGATCAAACGTATATCAACAGAAGGTTCGTTCTGGGAGAAGGGAGGAGCTCTGAGTCCAAATCTTTCTCCAACGCACTGGAAGTGCTGAGCTCGAAAAGGGACCTATTTATGGAGCTCCTGCCAGATCCCGACTCGTTGCTAGCAAGGCGGTCGAAGAGGATAGCTGAGAAAGATACAATCAAGTCAGTACTAAGTGGCAATGTATCAGAATATGAGGCAATGGATGAGGCAAACTCGAACAATAATCTATGGCAGAAGATCGAATATCAGCTCAAGTACTCCTCAAGAACAAATTTCACAGCCCAGCCTTCAGATAAGATAGTGATACTGAAGCCAGCTCCCCAAATTGGAAAGCATTCGGGGAACTTGACCTGCAGCTGCTCGTCGTTGCAGCTTCCTCACAAATCGAACAGAAGAGTATCCGAAGAGAAAACTGCATCCTTCTCTTTCAGAGAGATCAAGAAGAAACTGAAACATAGATTTGGAGTCACCAAAAAGGAACCAAGCTGCAATTCTTCATCCAATGCTGACAAGGAAGGAGAGGTGTTGAGGAAAAAAGAGCTAAAATCCAGCAGGGGTTCTGACATTGCTCGTGTGGCTGATACCACTCGCAGGAAATCATACTTGTCAAGCGCTAGATCTTCTAACAAAGAGGAATGTGATGTAGTTTTGGAGGCAAAGAGGCACCTCTCCAAGAGATTGAATAATGTGAACTCTGTGGAGGCGGTGATGAGTAAAAAACACCCGAGGACCCTGGAGCGGATCCTTTCCTCACCCGAGCACGACTTCTGGCCCTTCAGCCCGAGAAGGGACAGCCTATATTGCCCCGGCTCTGCAGAGATGAGATTTAGCCCGTACAGCACCTCGCCCAGAGCCTTTGAAAGTGCTTCTCATGCACGAAACGAGCTGAGATCCGACACGGAAGTTGCATCGTTGCAGACAGTTGATGCAAAGGCATATTCTCTGATTCaaagaaatgatatttctaCTGcagaaaaaatgagaaatgatgGTAGGGAATTGTCCTGTTTCTGACATAATCATCCTAGGCTTCTATCAATCTGCTCTTTTGCTAATTCTTTTTGCTTGCTTTTACAGATGAATCAAAGAGTGCAGAAATGGAGAGGTTCCTACAAACTGAATCACATGTTTCAGGACAAGTGCTGAGTGAAACAACCACCAAGCCTTTAGAGGCAGTCGAAACACAGAAATGGGATTGTATTGTAATGCATTCTGCAATGATCCCtctcttcttttctctcttcCTTTCCCTTTAGGTGTCAAAATGTAACATTTATTTCTAAAATGTTTGCAACTTTGCAGGCTTCAGTAGCAGAAAATGAGGCTGTTACATCTACACTGCATGATTTCCCATCCACTTGTTCAAACAATCAAGAAGAGCATCAAAGCCCAGTTTCCGTCCTTGAGCCATTCTTcgtagaagacgccaacagTCCACCAACAATCACACTTCAAACTGGTGAGCTCAAGACTCAAGACCACTCATAACTACCTTCTCTGCATCTTTTTAACTAGCTAGATTTCAGGTCAATTCTCAGGTAGGAAGCAACTGCAACCACGTCGCCTTGACTTTGAAGACTGCTCATTCGAGTCATCCCCTCCGCCCAGCGCACCTTCCAGCAGGGACGAAGAGCTCTGCCAATACGTCCACTCCGTGATGGAAGCTTCCTCCTTAGATTGGGATCACCTCTCAGAAATCAGATCCCCACCCCAAGAGCTGCTTCATGAATCCTTATTCGATGAAGTTGAGCTTCCACCCCTCGATTGCTACTACGACCCTAAGCTTCTATTCGACCATATAAACGAAGTGCTGCTACAGATATACAAATGCCACTTCTGCTCTCCTCCTTGGCTAGCTTCTGCCACGCCCAAAACAACCAGGTCCGCGCCACTGGCTGAAGTAGTGCTCGATGAGATACTAGCAGAGGCTGACTATTTTCTACTCCCCACCACCGAGAGAAGGAGTTTGGACGAGCTCGTCTCGAAAGATGCCAAATGTGGATCCTGGCTTGATGTTCGAGTTGATACAGAACATGTtgtctttcaagtttcagaagCTGTCTTGGAGGAATCCTTACTTGATACACTACTTGAGCTTCATGCATCACAACTCCGATTTCTTCATAGTTTCTGCTTTTAAGTTGACTGTGAACCAGCATGTTATAGTGAATTCTTTGTTTTACCAATCTTGATAGGTAGTGGAAGAGGGATGGTTTTAGCTTGGTTAATACTTAATAGGAATATACAGATATATGGGGGATCTATTCTATAGTAGTGGAAccagaaaaaataaatatttgaggattttattctTATCTAAATTTGCACATGATCACATAAATGTTTTGTtatgaaaagaaataaatatattcCAATATAGAAACACAATCATAGATTCATCGTAATAGCATGCAAAAGTTtgggggtaattgcctgtaaatccataacatATACACGAAATTGGTTTTgcacttaattttatttttctatttttaaatatataacctttcgtttttgtctcgaaTTTGTCCGGTGATCAGTTTTTTCCAACGTCGGCGTCGGAATTGACaccgtggcagccggaattgataCGGTGGCAACCGAAAATTGACACATAGCCttgatttaattcttcattctTTTTTCCCTTCTCTGTTCAAATTTGTGTAGTAGCAAAGTGCcaaagtaattatttattttaagagatgtaatgttttataaaattatactcccttcgtctcattacaaatgtttcaTATTATCCATAATGAGATGTTCCATTACaaatctcatttcttttttggtaatatattatctctctatacttaatatttaaacaatttccaccaattcactttatctactttctacacatttcttaatctccgtacacaaaagaaatgagacatttgtaatgggacggatgaagtatttatttatgataatagttattttaattaatgaaaatttgTACTTTTCGCAATttgatcaagtaattattgttgtaagaaaaaaagtaattatttatatgaagaaatgtaatatttcaaaattattacatttgttcatgataattgttattttcattcatgagaacttgtaattttagttatttggtcaagtaattattaccacaagaaaaaataaccattattatatatataaaaaataataatgttatttttactcgcAAGAACTTGTATTTTTCgctatttggtcaaataatgaTTGtcttaagaaaaagtaattattgataggaaaaaatataatatttcaataacattacatttgttcatattgattttacttttcatcataacaataattactttgaaataacgtagaaaaaataaaaataaaaaatataattattaatacgaagaaaattattttactcatgaaaacttgtatttttaactatttgataaaataatcattatttttaaaaaatattattataagaaaaaataattattgatattaaCAAAGGTAATGTTTCGAAACATCACATTTCTTTagattgattattaatttttaatataacaATAAAACTTTTTAAGATCGCGCTCAATCTGTCTAGCCTGCGCCCAGCCCgcctatttttaattatttgatttgagtGTATAGAAGATCAACTCATACtcctattatttaaatttcttactTCTGCCGTTTTGCACGTCTCGCTTAGGTTCGGCTCATGTTTCTAGTaatttctactttttttttaatcttatgATTTAGTTCTTTTTTGCAATTATAATCTTATGATTTAGTTAAAAACTCAATAATGCAATTTTAGATATTTCGTGTTAGGATTAGGATTGATTAATTTGTGGAATCAACCGTAAACTCTCCTACGGGTCAAAGTATTAAGGTATAGTGTATAGTATTTTATTCTGCCTCGAgactttcagtcaattcataaAGAGAACTGTTGACGAGCGCATTGAAATTTGGAAGGTATATtatcaaagaaaagaaaagagatcaTGTTCAAAAACATAAAGCTGTGGATTACTTTTCAACTGACAATACATAAAAGTAAATCAAAAATTCGTTTTATCATAGGATATTCTTGTTCTTCTTCATATTTTAACGGATCCTTTGTGTTGTGCAATCAACTAAGAACTCAAACAAAAACGCAAGAACACAGCAGTTTATGTGGTTCGGGATAAATCCCTACATCCACGAGCCAAGAAATCGAGTTCGACTTTATTCACTATCAATGGAGAAATTTCAGTACACCAAAGTAATCAACACTCAATAAAACCTCTCACAAACTTTGAAGAGAGAACCCAGAGATCTAGACTACAACCCGTACAGAAATCACACACCCCAAAACAGAAAGAAAACTCTCAGCTGCGCTCAAGATTCTGCAACTCCGATTCGACCTCTGCTGAATGAAGACGATGAAGTTAGTTATAACTAA comes from Salvia miltiorrhiza cultivar Shanhuang (shh) chromosome 3, IMPLAD_Smil_shh, whole genome shotgun sequence and encodes:
- the LOC131015672 gene encoding uncharacterized protein LOC131015672 isoform X1; translated protein: MARRSSRIQEVDEKNEVNCMWGLLSILESCQGRPSHKVISNGRAANRNIIDYPRPLDAIACFDEECRKIHNGAGLRSSVGVEGKGRGARGCIGGEMPVEQHTRKRDVVKRQQHAKMDGELVDQVTKSHRKTRKSSQGVYQSSSPCCSSNAARLMNELPSTSAEKSLNKLTLAAILGAVYSQNHQQEIKLSEYLQRSRFLGKYDEVDEINIQHVQMRAKAFLDQTYINRRFVLGEGRSSESKSFSNALEVLSSKRDLFMELLPDPDSLLARRSKRIAEKDTIKSVLSGNVSEYEAMDEANSNNNLWQKIEYQLKYSSRTNFTAQPSDKIVILKPAPQIGKHSGNLTCSCSSLQLPHKSNRRVSEEKTASFSFREIKKKLKHRFGVTKKEPSCNSSSNADKEGEVLRKKELKSSRGSDIARVADTTRRKSYLSSARSSNKEECDVVLEAKRHLSKRLNNVNSVEAVMSKKHPRTLERILSSPEHDFWPFSPRRDSLYCPGSAEMRFSPYSTSPRAFESASHARNELRSDTEVASLQTVDAKAYSLIQRNDISTAEKMRNDDESKSAEMERFLQTESHVSGQVLSETTTKPLEAVETQKWDCIASVAENEAVTSTLHDFPSTCSNNQEEHQSPVSVLEPFFVEDANSPPTITLQTGQFSGRKQLQPRRLDFEDCSFESSPPPSAPSSRDEELCQYVHSVMEASSLDWDHLSEIRSPPQELLHESLFDEVELPPLDCYYDPKLLFDHINEVLLQIYKCHFCSPPWLASATPKTTRSAPLAEVVLDEILAEADYFLLPTTERRSLDELVSKDAKCGSWLDVRVDTEHVVFQVSEAVLEESLLDTLLELHASQLRFLHSFCF
- the LOC131015672 gene encoding uncharacterized protein LOC131015672 isoform X2, with protein sequence MARRSSRIQEVDEKNEVNCMWGLLSILESCQGRPSHKVISNGRAANRNIIDYPRPLDAIACFDEECRKIHNGAGLRSSVGVEGKGRGARGCIGGEMPVEQHTRKRDVVKRQQHAKMDGELVDQVTKSHRKTRKSSQGVYQSSSPCCSSNAARLMNELPSTSAEKSLNKLTLAAILGAVYSQNHQQEIKLSEYLQRSRFLGKYDEVDEINIQHVQMRAKAFLDQTYINRRFVLGEGRSSESKSFSNALEVLSSKRDLFMELLPDPDSLLARRSKRIAEKDTIKSVLSGNVSEYEAMDEANSNNNLWQKIEYQLKYSSRTNFTAQPSDKIVILKPAPQIGKHSGNLTCSCSSLQLPHKSNRRVSEEKTASFSFREIKKKLKHRFGVTKKEPSCNSSSNADKEGEVLRKKELKSSRGSDIARVADTTRRKSYLSSARSSNKEECDVVLEAKRHLSKRLNNVNSVEAVMSKKHPRTLERILSSPEHDFWPFSPRRDSLYCPGSAEMRFSPYSTSPRAFESASHARNELRSDTEVASLQTVDAKAYSLIQRNDISTAEKMRNDDESKSAEMERFLQTESHVSGQVLSETTTKPLEAVETQKWDCIASVAENEAVTSTLHDFPSTCSNNQEEHQSPVSVLEPFFVEDANSPPTITLQTGRKQLQPRRLDFEDCSFESSPPPSAPSSRDEELCQYVHSVMEASSLDWDHLSEIRSPPQELLHESLFDEVELPPLDCYYDPKLLFDHINEVLLQIYKCHFCSPPWLASATPKTTRSAPLAEVVLDEILAEADYFLLPTTERRSLDELVSKDAKCGSWLDVRVDTEHVVFQVSEAVLEESLLDTLLELHASQLRFLHSFCF